A single region of the Marinobacter nanhaiticus D15-8W genome encodes:
- a CDS encoding YqaE/Pmp3 family membrane protein has product MDLLRILIAILLPPLGVFLQVGIGKHFWINILLTILGYIPGIVHAVWVIAKK; this is encoded by the coding sequence ATGGATCTCCTGCGCATTCTGATCGCAATCCTGCTGCCGCCGTTGGGCGTGTTCCTGCAGGTGGGTATCGGCAAGCACTTCTGGATCAATATCCTCTTGACGATCCTGGGTTACATTCCCGGCATCGTGCATGCCGTCTGGGTTATCGCCAAGAAGTAG
- a CDS encoding aminoacyl-tRNA deacylase — MELPPWVKEDNAMISQKLREYLDSHAVKYHTERHAPTVDAARTAQAAHVPGREFAKTVIIRNNGRLSMAVLPSTDVVHVEQLKKALGSEDLDLADESELSSAFPDCELGAMPPFGNLYDMEVFVSDHLRNDEHIVFNAGAHDEVMRMSYRDYDRLVNPTVLHF; from the coding sequence ATGGAACTTCCACCCTGGGTGAAGGAGGATAACGCCATGATCAGTCAAAAACTCCGAGAGTACCTCGATAGCCATGCGGTGAAGTACCACACCGAACGCCACGCTCCGACCGTCGACGCCGCTCGAACCGCTCAGGCAGCCCACGTGCCCGGTCGCGAATTCGCCAAGACCGTCATCATCCGAAACAACGGCCGCCTGTCCATGGCGGTGTTGCCATCGACCGATGTCGTACATGTGGAGCAGCTGAAGAAGGCGCTGGGTTCGGAAGACCTGGACCTGGCCGATGAGTCCGAGTTGAGCTCCGCCTTCCCGGATTGCGAGCTGGGCGCCATGCCGCCTTTCGGCAATCTCTACGATATGGAAGTCTTCGTCAGCGACCACCTGCGCAACGATGAGCACATCGTGTTCAACGCGGGCGCCCACGACGAAGTCATGCGCATGAGCTACCGGGATTACGACCGGCTCGTCAATCCAACGGTGCTTCACTTCTGA
- a CDS encoding DUF2244 domain-containing protein, with protein MVQHYRGVNGSRLLLTPNRSLSWQGNVCIWLALCAVSAVIVTGMFLLGAWVVLPFAGLELLAVAAGLYKTARKCRRLEVLRISPENLLLEKGVNRKEAEWNLPRRATRIYLVSSRHPWSPPKLFLMYRETEISLASFLNIEDTRILISILESQGILIERRQPIVGFWF; from the coding sequence ATGGTGCAGCACTACAGGGGGGTCAATGGCAGCCGCTTGCTGTTGACGCCCAACCGGTCACTGAGCTGGCAGGGCAACGTCTGCATCTGGCTGGCGTTGTGCGCCGTTTCGGCGGTGATCGTCACCGGAATGTTCCTGCTTGGCGCATGGGTCGTGCTGCCATTTGCCGGCCTGGAGCTGCTGGCCGTTGCTGCCGGTCTCTACAAGACCGCGCGCAAATGCCGCCGCCTGGAGGTCCTTCGAATATCCCCGGAAAACCTACTCCTGGAGAAGGGAGTTAACCGTAAGGAAGCGGAGTGGAATCTCCCGCGACGGGCCACCCGAATCTATCTCGTATCCTCCCGGCATCCGTGGTCGCCCCCCAAACTCTTCCTTATGTACCGTGAGACCGAAATCTCCCTGGCATCCTTCCTCAACATCGAGGACACCAGGATTCTGATCAGCATCCTGGAAAGCCAGGGTATCCTCATAGAACGCCGCCAGCCGATCGTGGGTTTCTGGTTTTGA
- a CDS encoding DUF6482 family protein, producing MNITMTEARLRPETTIDLLELVSMEGCHYMARYYINDEPYILVGKDQHPFWFNGAREARDAFRGFQVKETVIIPPTGTDEMIGMSSYDMTEMRVRL from the coding sequence ATGAACATCACCATGACTGAAGCCCGACTCAGACCGGAGACGACCATCGACTTGCTCGAACTCGTTTCCATGGAGGGCTGCCATTACATGGCGCGTTACTACATCAACGACGAGCCTTACATCCTGGTCGGCAAGGACCAGCACCCCTTCTGGTTCAATGGCGCCCGCGAGGCCAGGGATGCCTTTCGCGGCTTCCAGGTGAAGGAAACCGTTATCATCCCGCCCACGGGCACCGACGAAATGATCGGGATGTCGTCATATGATATGACCGAGATGCGGGTGCGCCTCTAG
- a CDS encoding GMC oxidoreductase — protein MILDRVTQDHYDVIIIGSGPAGISTALQLANNNPSVRVAIIESGLLEHDQDILELSRVELVGELPDDYFPMHTQRRFGGSSTIWGGFCAVLEKRAFMDQSWPIPYEELERWYPEAAQVIEVPENIYRRSSTHFAKTSDIVYKPFYLSPPVRFNVKYGPFIAQHPNIHLILGATCTQLDIRDETVDAIRLKQSVAPHRNLPSLTADRFVLACGGIGNPRLMQLSGFKQQLPVGLGLMEHPHLYAVAEMYLDQDRIKPSLEKQAPVVHALQLSDSYCVDHGLLSFSADFNLEQLTSEPLMGRREETILTPVTLRTETPPHPDCYVELGDKMNALDQPWSRVGFRFHCEELAQESWLHFSRALLKSGLGRPSTLKPKFKPAGGGHLMGTTRMGFSEEDSVVDGNCKVHTTDNLYIAGSSIFPAGGASHPTYTIVAMALRLGDYLASLTQPARTAGVGGPGDSRRSPR, from the coding sequence ATGATTCTCGACAGAGTCACCCAGGATCACTACGACGTGATCATTATCGGCAGCGGGCCTGCCGGTATCTCCACTGCTTTGCAACTGGCCAACAACAACCCTTCGGTGCGCGTAGCGATCATCGAGAGTGGTTTGTTGGAACATGATCAGGACATCCTGGAGCTCTCCCGGGTGGAATTGGTCGGCGAACTGCCAGACGACTATTTCCCCATGCACACCCAGCGGCGCTTTGGCGGCAGCTCCACCATCTGGGGCGGATTCTGCGCGGTGCTGGAGAAGCGCGCGTTCATGGACCAGTCCTGGCCGATCCCCTACGAGGAACTGGAACGCTGGTATCCCGAAGCGGCGCAGGTGATCGAAGTTCCCGAGAACATCTACCGCCGATCATCGACACACTTCGCCAAGACCTCGGATATCGTCTATAAACCGTTCTACCTGAGCCCGCCGGTGCGCTTTAACGTCAAGTACGGGCCCTTTATAGCGCAACACCCCAACATCCACCTGATACTGGGTGCCACCTGTACCCAACTGGACATCCGGGATGAGACGGTCGATGCAATAAGGCTCAAACAATCGGTCGCCCCGCACCGGAACCTGCCGTCGCTGACCGCTGACCGCTTCGTGCTGGCTTGCGGCGGCATTGGCAATCCGCGCCTGATGCAGCTCTCGGGGTTCAAGCAGCAGCTACCGGTGGGCCTGGGCCTCATGGAGCATCCGCATCTCTATGCAGTGGCGGAGATGTACCTTGATCAGGACCGCATCAAACCGTCGCTGGAGAAGCAGGCGCCCGTCGTCCATGCGCTGCAGCTTTCGGACAGCTACTGCGTGGATCATGGCCTGCTCTCCTTCAGCGCCGATTTCAACCTGGAACAACTGACCAGCGAGCCCCTGATGGGTCGGCGCGAGGAAACCATCCTGACCCCGGTCACCCTGCGCACGGAGACCCCGCCCCACCCCGATTGCTACGTCGAGCTCGGCGACAAAATGAATGCCCTGGACCAGCCCTGGTCGCGAGTGGGGTTCCGCTTCCACTGCGAGGAACTGGCCCAGGAGAGCTGGCTGCATTTCTCCCGCGCGCTACTGAAATCAGGCCTTGGCCGTCCATCCACACTCAAGCCCAAATTCAAGCCAGCGGGCGGCGGGCACCTCATGGGCACGACCCGGATGGGATTCTCCGAGGAGGATTCCGTGGTGGACGGCAACTGCAAGGTGCACACCACAGACAACCTGTACATTGCGGGATCTTCGATATTCCCCGCCGGCGGGGCATCACACCCCACGTACACCATCGTTGCCATGGCGCTAAGGCTCGGAGACTATCTTGCGAGCCTGACTCAACCCGCACGAACAGCCGGTGTGGGAGGCCCTGGAGACAGCAGGAGATCCCCACGATGA